From the Burkholderia ubonensis subsp. mesacidophila genome, the window TCAGGCAGCGCATCGACGCGGGCCTGCCGATCCTCGGCATCTGCCTCGGTGCGCAGTTCATCGCGCGCGCGCTCGGCGCGCGCGTCTATCCGGCCGCGCACACGGAGCTCGGCTGGACGCCGCTCACGCTCACCGATGCGGGTCGCGCGTCCGCGCTGCGTCATCTCGACGGCGCGGCGACGTCGATGCTGCACTGGCACGGCGATACCTTCGACCTGCCGGGCGGCGCGATCCATCTTGCGTCGACGCCCGCGTGCCGCCATCAGGCGTTCGCATGGGGGCAGCACGTGCTCGCGCTGCAATGCCATCCGGAAATCCGCGCCGATCGCTTCGAACCCTGGCTGATCGGCAACGCCGGCGAAATCGCCGCGACCCCCGGCATCGATGCGCGCCAGCTGCGCGCCGAGACCGCGCAGCACGGTCCCGCGCTCGAAACGGCCGCGCGTCGCATGTTCGCGGAATGGCTCGACAGCGTCGGGCTCTGATACCCCCTGTCAGCCCCACCTGACCAATCGCTTACCGCCGCGTCGGCATCCTGCACGCAACGCACGCGCGTGCTACGCTCAGCCGCTGTTTCCCTTTCCGAGCGAGCGGCATCCATGACTGCGCTGTTCTCACCCTTCACGCTGCGCGGCGTGACCCTTCCGAACCGGATCGTCATCTCCCCGATGTGCCAGTACTCCGCCGAGCGCGGCGAGGCAACCGACTGGCACATGATTCATCTCGGCCACCTCGCGTTGTCGGGCGCGGGCCTGCTCTGCATCGAGGCGACCGCGGTCGAGCCGGACGGGCGCATCACGCACCGGGACCTCGGCCTTTGGGACGACGCGACCGAAGCCGCGCTGAAACCGGTGCTGGCGGCGATCCGCAAGCATGCGCCGATCCGCGTCGCGATGCAGCTGTCGCATGCGGGCCGCAAGGCGTCGAGCCAGGCGCCGTGGGAAGGCGGCCAGCTGATTCCGGTCGCCGACGGCGGCTGGCTGCCGCATGCGCCGTCGGACGTGCCGCACAAGGACGGCGAGACGCCGCCGCTTGCGCTCGATACCGCGGGCCTGAACCGGATCCGCGACGCGTTCGCGGCGACCGCGAAGCGCGCGGCGCGGCTCGGCATCGATGCGATCGAAGTGCACGCGGCGCACGGCTATCTGCTGCACCAGTTCCTGTCGCCGCTCGCGAATCGGCGCACCGACGAATACGGCGGCTCGCGCGAGAACCGGATGCGCTTTCCGCTCGAGATCGTCGAGATCGTGCGCGCGGCGTTTCCGCAGGATCGGCCGGTCGGCGTGCGCGTGTCCGCGACCGACTGGGTTGAGGGCGGCTGGGAGCTCGACGATACGATCGCGTTCGCGCACGAGCTGAAGCGCTGCGGCTGCGATTGGATCGACGTGTCGTCGGGCGGCGTGTCGCCGCTGCAGAAGATCCCGCTGTCGGCCGGCTACCAGGTGCCGTTCGCGCAGGCGGTGAAGCGCGCGGTGGGCATGCCGACGATCGCGGTCGGGCTGATCAACGAGCCCGCGCACGCGAACCGGCTGATCGAGGCGGGCGATGCCGACTTCGTCGCGATGGCGCGCGCGATGCTGTACGACCCGCGCTGGCCGTGGCACGCGGCCGCCGAACTCGGCGCGCAGGTGACGGCGCCGCCGCAGTACTGGCGTTCGCAGCCGCGCGAGCACAAGACGCTGTTCGGCGACATTGCGTTCGGCCAGCGCTGAATGCCGCGTTCGCGGTTGAATGTTGCAATCCCGACCGTGTAGGATGCGGGTGATTCGCCGCATGCCCTGACGCGGCGCCGATCGGCGCCGCGTTTTCATTTGGCGGGCCCGCGGCGGCCCATTCCTTTTCAAGTCGACTTCACAAGGATTCGTTCGATGAGTTCACGCAGGATCGCGGTGCGCCGCTCGGGCGTACACGGCAGGGGCGTGTTCGCCGTGGCGCCGATCAAGGCCGGCGAGCGCGTTGTGGAATACAAGGGCGAGCGAATTTCGTGGAAGGAAGCGCTGCGCCGCCATCCGCACGATCCGAACGAGCCGAATCACACGTTCTACTTCGCGCTCGAAGAGGGCGGGGTGATCGACGGCAAGGTCGACGGCAACAGCGCGCGCTGGATCAATCATTCGTGCGCGCCGAACTGCGAAGCCGAGGAGCTCGACGGCCGCGTATTCATCCATGCGCTGCGCGACATCGAGCCGGAAGAGGAGCTGTTCTACGACTACGGCCTCGTGATCGACGCGAAGCTGACGAAGAAGCTCAAGCGCGAATACGCGTGCCATTGCGGCGCCGCGTCGTGCCGCGGCACGCTGCTCGCGACGTCCGACACGGACGCGGATGCGAAGAAGAAAAAGAAGCAGAAAGACGACGCGAAGTCGAAGGACAAGAAAAAGAAGAAGTAAGCGTTGGCGCGCGCGCCGCGCGCCGATGGTCTTGCCCGTGCGCTTGACGGGCCGGCGAACTCGCGTTGCCGGCTTCCGTCCTCAGTGCGTCGGCGCCGCGGCCGGCGCGGCATTGCTCGCCGGCTGCGCCGCCTGCGCGACGAGCGGCACCTTCACCACGAACCGCGAGCCGCCTTCCGGCGCGTCCGTATACGACACGCTGCCGCCATGCATCGCGATGATGTCGTGCACGATCGCGAGGCCGAGGCCCGCACCCGTCTCGACGCCGTTGCCGCTTTGCGCATCCCCGCGGAAGAACCGCTTGAACAGGTCCGCCTGCTGGCTCGCGGGCACGCCCGGGCCGTTATCCTCGACGACGATCTCGGCCGCCGGCGCGCCGGCATCGAGCATCGCGCGCCCGACGTTCACCGTGATCCGCGCGCCGTGCGGCCGCGCGAGCGGCACGTACTTCAGCGCGTTGTCGAGCAGGTTCGCGATCACCTCGCGCAGCAGCACCGGGTTGCCGCGCACGAGCAGCGCCTGGTCGTCGTCGGGCGGGTCGTCGCTGCGCTGGAAACCGAGATCGACGTGCGCGGCGAGTGCGCGCGGCACCCATTCGGCGCCCGTCTCGAACGCCATCGCGGCGAGGTCGACGTCGACGAAGCGCGCGGCCTGTTCGCCCGGTTCCGCGCGCGCGAGCGACAGCAGCTGGTTCGACAGCCGCACCGCGCGATCGGCGGCCGCGCGCAGCTCGCGCACTGCGGCGAAGGTCTGCTGCGGGTCGCGCGCGATGGCCGCCTGTTCCGCATGCAGCTTCACCGCGGTGAGCGGCGTGCGCAGCTGGTGCGCGGCGTCGGCGATGAACTTGCGCTGCGCGTCGAGCGCGGTCTTCAGGCGCCCGAGCAGCGCGTTCATCGCGCTCGTCAGCGGCCGGATCTCGAGCGGCACGTCGGTTTCGTCGACCGGCTCCAGCGACGTATGGGTCTGCCGGTTCAGCGAATCGGCGAGATGCGTGAGCGGGCCGAGCTGCTGGTTGACGACCCGCCACACGATGCCCCAGCCGGCGAGCAGCAGCAGCAGGAGCGGCATCATGATCGCGACGAGGAATTCGGCCGCGATCCGGTAGCGGTGTCGCACCGGCTGCGCGACCTCGACGACCATCGGCTTGCCGCCGTCCACTTCGTCGACGCGCACCTGCGCGACCCGCACCGCGCGGTTGTCGTATTCGGCCTCGAACACGTATGCGTAATGCATGCGCCGCACGTTGGTGCCCTGCAGCGGCAGCTTCGGATCGCCGGCGAGTTCCTGCTCGCCGTCGCTGATCCGGTAGATCAGCGCTTCGGCCGGATCGGAGAACATCGCCTGCGCGAGCGGCGGCACCGTGAACGGCGCGTCGGGGCCGGCGATCTGGATCTGTTTCGAGATGGCGGTCGCGAGGTCCGCGAGCGAGCGGTCGATCACGTGCTGCGTGTATTGCCACGCGAGCCAGTACGCAATCAGGCCGCTCATCAGCGCGAGCATCGACAGCGGCGCGGCGAGGCGCCGCAGCAATGAGCGGCGCAGGCTGGTCACAGCCGGATCAGAAGACATTTCGAGAATGAAATGGATGAACGCCGCTCACGGGGAGCGGCGCGGGCAGGGCGTTTGCCGGCGCAAACGCATGGTCGGGCGACGGGCATCCGGCGACCGGAAACCGGCCGGCGCTTGCCGTCGCTTCGCTCAAACGCTCGCCGTCTGGCGGATTTCCTGCAGCAGGTAGCCGAAGCCGCGCACCGTGACGATCTCGACCCGGCACTGCTCGAGTTTCTTGCGCACGCGGTGCACATAGACTTCGATCGCGGTGTCGCCGAGATCGCCGCCGAAGTGCGTCAGGTGATCCTGCAGCTGGGCCTTGCTGACGACGCGGCCGTGGCGCAGCAGCAGCATTTCGAGCACCGCGAATTCACGCGGCGACAGCTCGAGCGGCTTGTCGTCGTTGAAGATGCGGCGATCGACGCCCGACAGGCGGACGCCGCCGAGCGACACTTCCGGACGCGGCATGTCGCTGTGCGGGCCGCTGCGGCGCATCACCGCGCGGATCCGCGCTTCCAGCTCGGCCGGCTCGAACGGTTTCAGCATGTAGTCGTCGGCGCCCGAGTTCAGGCCCTGGATCCGGTCGTTCAGCTCGTCGCGCGCGGTCAGCACGATCACGGGCGTGTGACGGTTGGTCTGGCGGAAACGGGTCAGGAGCGTCATCCCGTCGATGCCGGGCAAGCCGAGGTCGAGGATCACGAGCTCGTGGCGGTTCTGCGCGAGCGCCTGCTCGGCAAAGATGCCGTCGTGCACCATGTCGACGGTGAAGCCAGCCTGTTCGAGGCTGCTCTGGATACCGCGTGCGATGGGGCGGTCGTCTTCGATCAGAAGGAGTCGCATGAAGTTCGCTCAAGTACAATGGGTTGGCGGTTCAGGCACGCGGACAGCACGACGCCGTTTCCACAGGGGCGCCGCGAGCCAGACGTCAAGCAGGCGGCCAGCGAACGAATCAATCCAACAACCATGTCCGATATTTCGATCCACGACCTCGAAGCCGCGATCAATTTCTGGCGCGCCCGCTCGCCGTCGAGCGGCGACGAACTCAAACTCTGCGAAGAGGCTAGCGCGCTCTCCAAGCCGTATGCGCTGCTGATTGTACAGCGGCAAAGCGCCATACAACTGGAAGGTTTGGACCCCAAGGCACGGAAAGCGTGGGACGCTTACGTGCACCTTAAGGATGGCTTGGAAAGCTGAAGGCTTTCGCTCACTACATCGTAGAAAACGTTCATCGAAATGAAAAGTTGACGCGCCGCGCGCCTGAATCGCGCGCGGCGGGGAGAGACGTCAGGCGGCGGGCGTCGCGTGCGCGCCGGCCTGGTCGATGAAGTGGGCGAGCGCGATGTCGCGTTCGGTCAGGCCGTCCGCGTCGTGGGTCGACAGCGTGACGTCGACGCGGTTGTAGACGTTGAACCATTCCGGATGGTGGTTCATTTCCTGCGCCTTGATCGCGACGCGCGTCATGAAGCCGAAAGCCTCGTTGAAATCGGCGAAGCGTAGGCTGCGCTGGATCGCGTCGCGGCCCGGCATGGCCGTCCAGTGCGGCAGGCGCTCGAGTTGGGTCTTGCGTTCTTCTGATGTGAGTTTGTGGATCATCGTGCACCTCGTTCGGTAACGGCGGGCCGCGCGCGACATGCGTCGCCCGGAGGGCCGCCGGCACCGATCATTCTTCCATAGTTGTGTGTCAGGCGTAGGCGGCGCGCACGCTGGTTCGCATCATGCGTGCGCGTCGTCCGGCCAGCCGGCGCCGGTGCCGCGATGCAGCACGCGGTCGGTGTCGAGCACCGCGCCGGCCGGGTGTTCGGGCCGGCCGGCGAGCCGGTCGGCGAGCGCGCGGCCGTCGACGTGCGCGAGCGCGAACAGCTGCGCGAAGTCGTCGATCACGAAGTAGGTCTGCTGGAACGTGTCGATCCGGTACTGGGTGCGCATCACGCGCTCGAGGTCGAAGCCGAGCCGGTTCGGCTTCGCGCTTTCGAGGCTGTACAGGCTCTCGCCCTTGCTCGACACGATCCCCGCGCCGTAGATCGACAGCCCGTTCGTGCCGCGCGGGTCGCGGATCAGTCCGAACTCGACGGTGTACCAGTAGAGGCGCGCGAGCCTTGCGAGCGCGTCCGGATCGTCGGCGACCGCGAGCGCGATGCGGCCGTACGCCTGCATGTAGTCGGCGAACACCGGGTCGATCAGGAGCGGCACGTGGCCGAACAGGTCGTGGAAGCAGTCCGGTTCCTGCAGGTAGTCGAGCTGGTCGGGACGGCGCATCCACCAGGTGACCGGAAAGCGGCGGTTCGCCAAGTGCTCGAAGAACACGCGGTCGGGCACGAGCCCCGGCACCGCGACGATCTCCCAGCCGGTCGCCGGCTTCAGCTGGCGGTTGACGTCGGCGAACGACGGCACGCGGTCGGCGGGCAGGTCGATTTTCGCGAGCCCCGACACGAATGCGTCGCACGCACGTCCCTGCAGCAGCACGGTCTGGCGTGCATAGAGCTGGCTCCACACCGCGTGGTCGACCTGGCCGTAGCGTTCGAGCGGCTGGTCGATGGTGAAATCGGCGCGGGTTTCGAGGCCCGCGTCGAACTGCTCCTGCAGTTTCGCGGTGACGACGGTGGACATGTTCGGCTCTGCACGTTGCGGTTGGGATGCATGCAAGTGTAGAGCGGCATCCGCGCGGGATGGGCGCAAAGTTGGCGATGATTTGCTTGTCGATGCGATAATCTCGCATTAAATAGCTAAATCACGCGGAGAATATTCATGTTGGAACTCGATCACTTCGATCTGGCGCTGCTGGACGTGCTGCAGCGCTTCGGGCGGGCCACGCATCAGCAGCTCGGCGAGGAGGTGCCGCTGTCGCCGTCGCAGATCGGCCGGCGCCTGCAGCGGCTCGAAGCGGCGGGCGTGATCGAAGGCTATCGCGTGATGCTGCGCCCGGAGAAGCTCGGGCTCGGCGTCACCGCGTTCACGAGCCTGAAGCTCAAGCATCACGGCGATTCGATCATCGAGCAGTTCCAGCAGCAGATCGACGTGCTGCCCGAAGTGCTCGAATGCCACGCGGTGGTCGGCGACGCGGACTACCTGCTGCGGATCGTCGCGCCGGACCTGAACGCGCTGTCGCAGTTCGTGATGAAGAAGCTGATGCGGGTGCCGGGCGTCGACAGCGTGCGGTCGAACATCGTGCTGACGACGTTCAAGCGCAACGGGCCGCTGCCGCTCGCGCACCTGGAGCCGGGCGCCGCGTGACCGTGCGCGGCCGGGGAG encodes:
- the phhA gene encoding phenylalanine 4-monooxygenase; the protein is MSTVVTAKLQEQFDAGLETRADFTIDQPLERYGQVDHAVWSQLYARQTVLLQGRACDAFVSGLAKIDLPADRVPSFADVNRQLKPATGWEIVAVPGLVPDRVFFEHLANRRFPVTWWMRRPDQLDYLQEPDCFHDLFGHVPLLIDPVFADYMQAYGRIALAVADDPDALARLARLYWYTVEFGLIRDPRGTNGLSIYGAGIVSSKGESLYSLESAKPNRLGFDLERVMRTQYRIDTFQQTYFVIDDFAQLFALAHVDGRALADRLAGRPEHPAGAVLDTDRVLHRGTGAGWPDDAHA
- a CDS encoding DUF3717 domain-containing protein — translated: MSDISIHDLEAAINFWRARSPSSGDELKLCEEASALSKPYALLIVQRQSAIQLEGLDPKARKAWDAYVHLKDGLES
- a CDS encoding response regulator, with protein sequence MRLLLIEDDRPIARGIQSSLEQAGFTVDMVHDGIFAEQALAQNRHELVILDLGLPGIDGMTLLTRFRQTNRHTPVIVLTARDELNDRIQGLNSGADDYMLKPFEPAELEARIRAVMRRSGPHSDMPRPEVSLGGVRLSGVDRRIFNDDKPLELSPREFAVLEMLLLRHGRVVSKAQLQDHLTHFGGDLGDTAIEVYVHRVRKKLEQCRVEIVTVRGFGYLLQEIRQTASV
- a CDS encoding glutamine amidotransferase; this encodes MNAEVVAIRHVHFEDLGSFEQVLGERGRRVRYVDVGSSRVEVLDVLEPALFVVLGGPVSVYDDAQYPAIAPLAALVRQRIDAGLPILGICLGAQFIARALGARVYPAAHTELGWTPLTLTDAGRASALRHLDGAATSMLHWHGDTFDLPGGAIHLASTPACRHQAFAWGQHVLALQCHPEIRADRFEPWLIGNAGEIAATPGIDARQLRAETAQHGPALETAARRMFAEWLDSVGL
- a CDS encoding sensor histidine kinase; translated protein: MSSDPAVTSLRRSLLRRLAAPLSMLALMSGLIAYWLAWQYTQHVIDRSLADLATAISKQIQIAGPDAPFTVPPLAQAMFSDPAEALIYRISDGEQELAGDPKLPLQGTNVRRMHYAYVFEAEYDNRAVRVAQVRVDEVDGGKPMVVEVAQPVRHRYRIAAEFLVAIMMPLLLLLLAGWGIVWRVVNQQLGPLTHLADSLNRQTHTSLEPVDETDVPLEIRPLTSAMNALLGRLKTALDAQRKFIADAAHQLRTPLTAVKLHAEQAAIARDPQQTFAAVRELRAAADRAVRLSNQLLSLARAEPGEQAARFVDVDLAAMAFETGAEWVPRALAAHVDLGFQRSDDPPDDDQALLVRGNPVLLREVIANLLDNALKYVPLARPHGARITVNVGRAMLDAGAPAAEIVVEDNGPGVPASQQADLFKRFFRGDAQSGNGVETGAGLGLAIVHDIIAMHGGSVSYTDAPEGGSRFVVKVPLVAQAAQPASNAAPAAAPTH
- a CDS encoding 4a-hydroxytetrahydrobiopterin dehydratase; protein product: MIHKLTSEERKTQLERLPHWTAMPGRDAIQRSLRFADFNEAFGFMTRVAIKAQEMNHHPEWFNVYNRVDVTLSTHDADGLTERDIALAHFIDQAGAHATPAA
- a CDS encoding NADH:flavin oxidoreductase/NADH oxidase, with protein sequence MTALFSPFTLRGVTLPNRIVISPMCQYSAERGEATDWHMIHLGHLALSGAGLLCIEATAVEPDGRITHRDLGLWDDATEAALKPVLAAIRKHAPIRVAMQLSHAGRKASSQAPWEGGQLIPVADGGWLPHAPSDVPHKDGETPPLALDTAGLNRIRDAFAATAKRAARLGIDAIEVHAAHGYLLHQFLSPLANRRTDEYGGSRENRMRFPLEIVEIVRAAFPQDRPVGVRVSATDWVEGGWELDDTIAFAHELKRCGCDWIDVSSGGVSPLQKIPLSAGYQVPFAQAVKRAVGMPTIAVGLINEPAHANRLIEAGDADFVAMARAMLYDPRWPWHAAAELGAQVTAPPQYWRSQPREHKTLFGDIAFGQR
- a CDS encoding Lrp/AsnC family transcriptional regulator, with translation MLELDHFDLALLDVLQRFGRATHQQLGEEVPLSPSQIGRRLQRLEAAGVIEGYRVMLRPEKLGLGVTAFTSLKLKHHGDSIIEQFQQQIDVLPEVLECHAVVGDADYLLRIVAPDLNALSQFVMKKLMRVPGVDSVRSNIVLTTFKRNGPLPLAHLEPGAA
- a CDS encoding SET domain-containing protein produces the protein MSSRRIAVRRSGVHGRGVFAVAPIKAGERVVEYKGERISWKEALRRHPHDPNEPNHTFYFALEEGGVIDGKVDGNSARWINHSCAPNCEAEELDGRVFIHALRDIEPEEELFYDYGLVIDAKLTKKLKREYACHCGAASCRGTLLATSDTDADAKKKKKQKDDAKSKDKKKKK